One window from the genome of Bacillus kexueae encodes:
- a CDS encoding sodium-dependent bicarbonate transport family permease, protein MSDIILQNLLSPVVLFFVLGVFAAVFKSDLKYPAALSETLSIYLLIAIGLKGGIELSHYSLETVIGPILGALFLGMIIPILTLIGLRFLKLDMKNAIGLAATYGSISIVTYGAAISFLEKAGTSYETFMNAIVVLMESPAIFVSLLLLSVLKDKQNVLNLSHRNVGIVHKALPFDAEVIRESLFGKSVLLLLGSLIIGLVLGERAVPTVEPLFMDLYSSVLILFLLGMGLSAGERISEVKKHGIKLIAFGMIAPLIFGTLGVTVGYFAGLSLGGMTLMGVLAGSASYIAAPAALKTSVPEANPSIYLGLSLGVTFPFNLIIGIPIYYEIAKFFQ, encoded by the coding sequence ATGAGTGACATTATTTTGCAAAACTTATTATCACCAGTCGTTTTATTTTTCGTCTTAGGGGTATTTGCGGCTGTTTTTAAGTCTGATTTAAAATATCCGGCAGCTTTAAGCGAAACGTTGAGCATTTATTTACTAATCGCAATTGGATTAAAGGGTGGAATAGAGCTTTCACACTATTCACTTGAAACGGTTATCGGTCCGATTTTAGGTGCTCTATTTCTTGGGATGATTATCCCGATCCTCACACTAATCGGTCTGCGGTTTTTAAAGCTTGATATGAAAAACGCAATCGGTCTAGCAGCAACCTACGGATCAATTAGTATTGTAACCTACGGAGCGGCGATTTCCTTTCTTGAGAAAGCAGGCACATCTTACGAAACTTTTATGAATGCCATTGTCGTTCTTATGGAAAGTCCAGCAATTTTCGTTTCTTTATTACTATTAAGTGTCTTAAAAGATAAACAAAATGTTTTAAACCTTTCACACCGAAATGTTGGCATCGTTCATAAAGCACTTCCGTTTGATGCGGAAGTCATTCGCGAAAGCTTATTTGGAAAAAGTGTACTTTTATTATTAGGAAGCTTGATCATCGGTCTCGTACTCGGTGAGCGTGCAGTGCCAACGGTCGAACCATTATTCATGGACTTATATAGTAGCGTCCTTATCTTATTCTTATTAGGCATGGGACTATCAGCCGGCGAACGAATTTCCGAAGTGAAAAAGCATGGAATAAAACTAATTGCATTCGGAATGATTGCACCGCTCATATTTGGAACACTTGGCGTTACAGTTGGCTACTTCGCAGGTCTATCACTAGGTGGAATGACATTAATGGGTGTCCTAGCAGGAAGTGCATCATACATTGCTGCACCTGCTGCGTTAAAAACATCCGTACCCGAAGCCAATCCATCGATTTACTTAGGCCTATCTCTCGGCGTCACATTTCCATTCAACTTAATCATCGGTATTCCGATTTATTACGAAATCGCAAAATTCTTTCAATAA
- a CDS encoding DUF2294 domain-containing protein encodes MSRTKGFVESEISKAITQWEKDFLGRGSLSVKTDIFRDMIIVNLRGILTPAEYLVCETKEGMLSIKKVRSNLVESGVEDLKKIIFEITGEEVSSFFTDISTRTGERIMVFKLQNNYEKTFS; translated from the coding sequence ATGAGTCGTACGAAAGGATTTGTAGAATCTGAAATTAGCAAAGCCATTACACAATGGGAAAAAGACTTTTTAGGAAGAGGTTCGCTTTCAGTTAAAACGGACATTTTCCGAGACATGATCATTGTCAACCTACGTGGGATATTAACGCCTGCAGAATATTTAGTTTGCGAAACGAAAGAAGGCATGCTCTCGATTAAAAAGGTGAGATCAAACCTTGTTGAATCGGGTGTAGAAGACTTGAAAAAAATCATCTTTGAAATTACAGGTGAAGAGGTTAGTAGTTTCTTCACCGATATCAGCACTCGTACAGGAGAGCGGATCATGGTATTTAAATTGCAAAATAACTATGAAAAAACCTTTTCTTAA
- a CDS encoding TIGR04104 family putative zinc finger protein — MNQTCCSCHSSFSYKQIIGNLFSFNRPLVCTNCGAKHYMTKKSRSHISLVQGIITACFLLFITFTNIKAVVIIPTYILFSLLYLFASPRFVHYSNEEEPLW, encoded by the coding sequence ATGAATCAAACGTGTTGCAGCTGTCATTCTTCGTTTTCCTATAAACAAATAATAGGAAATTTATTCTCTTTTAATCGCCCTCTCGTTTGTACGAATTGTGGAGCAAAACATTATATGACTAAAAAAAGCCGTTCGCATATCAGCTTGGTTCAAGGAATCATCACCGCTTGTTTTTTACTTTTTATAACATTTACAAACATTAAAGCAGTTGTCATAATTCCTACCTACATCCTCTTTTCCTTGCTGTATTTATTCGCTAGTCCAAGATTTGTTCATTATTCGAATGAAGAAGAACCACTATGGTAA
- a CDS encoding sensor histidine kinase, whose protein sequence is MLILLLTMLERIGIIVTVAFIMTRLRFFRQMIQSKQITRKQQLIAIIFFGVFGIIGTYTGISFNAETQEFNRWMFDLHQSEAIANSRVIGIIMAGLIGGYKIGIGAGLIAGLHRFSLGGYTALACGISAIVAGAIAAYFHQKKRAISISTALFVGAFAEAVQMMIIVLIARPFHLAVSLVEEIALPMIVANGLGSALFLLIIQSVLKEEEKAAAVAAQKSLTLAERTVPFLRAGLTTKSAQEVCRIIFREVDASAVAMTNEHVILAHVGTGDDHHKPNFPIQTSATRKVIENGQMMVLKKQEIQCTERNCPLGAVVIAPLKQRDVTTGTLKFYFKTESDISHITLELIRGLSALLSQQLELAEAESAWQLAKEAEIKALQAQIRPHFLFNSINIIVSLIRTNPDQARQLLIDLSKFFRQNLSSTTKSWTTIGDELKHVQSYLSIEQARFVDKLTVHFSIDERAFETSIPPLTLQPLVENALKHAFKNKEKDCFLSIDIKREDNKTIVRIIDNGEGMDEETLSIIGEQIIHSTSSTGLGLYNVNRRLKMMLGEQSKLIISSQPQQGTEITFTIFHNNSL, encoded by the coding sequence ATGCTTATTTTGCTTTTAACAATGCTTGAGAGGATTGGCATTATTGTTACGGTTGCTTTTATTATGACGCGACTTCGGTTTTTCCGACAAATGATTCAATCAAAACAAATTACGAGAAAGCAGCAATTAATTGCTATTATCTTTTTTGGCGTCTTTGGAATCATTGGAACGTATACAGGAATTTCATTTAATGCGGAAACGCAAGAATTCAATCGTTGGATGTTTGACTTGCATCAGTCAGAGGCAATCGCCAATTCTCGCGTAATCGGTATTATTATGGCTGGCTTGATTGGTGGGTATAAAATTGGAATTGGTGCCGGTTTAATTGCCGGGCTTCATCGCTTCTCACTCGGCGGGTATACTGCTCTTGCATGCGGGATTTCCGCCATTGTTGCAGGAGCGATTGCCGCTTACTTTCACCAAAAAAAACGAGCGATTTCCATTTCTACCGCTCTTTTTGTCGGCGCCTTCGCAGAAGCGGTGCAAATGATGATTATTGTTCTGATTGCCCGTCCCTTTCACTTAGCCGTTTCACTCGTTGAAGAAATTGCCTTGCCGATGATTGTTGCAAACGGTCTTGGGTCGGCACTATTTTTACTTATTATCCAAAGTGTATTAAAGGAAGAAGAGAAAGCTGCGGCGGTCGCTGCGCAGAAATCGCTTACGTTAGCAGAACGAACCGTTCCTTTTTTACGCGCCGGTTTAACTACAAAATCGGCTCAAGAGGTTTGCCGAATTATTTTTCGGGAAGTCGATGCTTCAGCAGTTGCGATGACGAACGAACACGTTATTTTAGCTCACGTTGGAACAGGAGATGATCACCATAAACCGAATTTTCCTATTCAAACTTCAGCGACTCGAAAAGTGATTGAAAATGGACAAATGATGGTCTTGAAAAAACAGGAAATTCAGTGTACGGAACGAAATTGTCCGCTCGGAGCGGTCGTTATTGCTCCACTGAAGCAGCGAGATGTTACAACAGGGACATTAAAATTTTATTTTAAGACTGAAAGTGACATTTCCCATATTACCCTTGAGCTAATCCGTGGACTTAGCGCCCTTTTAAGCCAACAGCTTGAACTTGCAGAAGCCGAATCGGCATGGCAATTAGCAAAGGAAGCGGAGATCAAAGCGCTACAAGCTCAGATTCGACCACATTTTTTATTTAATTCTATTAATATTATTGTGTCTCTTATTCGAACAAACCCTGATCAAGCGAGACAATTACTCATTGACTTGTCAAAATTTTTTAGACAAAATTTATCTAGTACGACGAAAAGCTGGACGACCATCGGTGATGAATTAAAGCATGTCCAATCGTATTTGTCGATTGAACAAGCGCGGTTTGTAGATAAATTAACCGTCCACTTTTCGATTGACGAACGAGCTTTCGAAACATCGATACCGCCTTTAACGTTACAACCACTTGTTGAAAATGCGTTGAAACACGCATTTAAAAATAAAGAAAAAGATTGCTTTCTTTCCATAGATATTAAGCGAGAAGACAATAAAACGATCGTTCGAATCATTGATAATGGAGAGGGGATGGACGAAGAAACATTATCAATAATCGGAGAACAAATTATCCATTCTACTAGCAGTACTGGATTAGGCCTTTATAATGTAAACCGCCGTCTCAAAATGATGCTAGGTGAACAATCGAAACTCATCATAAGTAGCCAGCCTCAACAAGGAACGGAAATTACCTTTACCATATTTCATAACAACTCTCTTTAG
- a CDS encoding LytR/AlgR family response regulator transcription factor — protein sequence MASSITVMVVDDERYSREELTHLLSKYEFIRVVAEADSGESAVIKAIEHQPDCLFLDIEMPKMNGMDVAKSLQNLKKSPLLIFATAYPDFAAEAFRYEAVDYILKPFDENQIDETVKRIQNRLLPATPPLIDQTYAKLAVEGDDQIHYLHPNDIYYFYRDERVTKIVCKEKEYNVKTPLKELEQRLASYSFFRIHKSYVVNLHYVTKLIPWFNGAYQLVLRDRNEQLSVSRNYVKALREKLEL from the coding sequence ATGGCATCTTCCATAACGGTTATGGTAGTCGATGATGAACGGTACAGCCGAGAAGAACTAACTCATCTTCTATCAAAATATGAGTTCATTCGCGTCGTTGCCGAAGCAGACTCAGGCGAATCCGCAGTAATAAAGGCAATTGAGCATCAACCCGATTGCCTTTTTTTAGATATCGAAATGCCGAAAATGAACGGGATGGATGTAGCTAAGTCGTTGCAGAACTTAAAGAAATCGCCACTTTTAATTTTTGCAACCGCATATCCTGATTTTGCAGCGGAAGCGTTTCGTTATGAAGCGGTTGATTACATCTTAAAGCCATTTGATGAAAATCAGATCGATGAAACTGTCAAGCGCATTCAAAACCGATTACTTCCTGCTACTCCCCCACTTATAGACCAAACATATGCAAAACTTGCGGTAGAAGGAGATGATCAAATTCATTATTTACATCCGAATGACATCTACTATTTTTACCGAGATGAACGTGTTACGAAGATTGTCTGTAAAGAGAAAGAATATAATGTCAAAACGCCGCTCAAGGAACTCGAACAACGCTTAGCTTCTTATTCTTTTTTTCGCATACATAAAAGTTATGTCGTGAATTTACATTACGTAACGAAATTGATCCCCTGGTTTAACGGTGCTTATCAACTTGTATTACGAGACCGAAATGAACAGCTATCCGTGAGCCGAAATTACGTCAAAGCGCTACGAGAAAAGCTGGAATTATAA
- a CDS encoding 4a-hydroxytetrahydrobiopterin dehydratase, whose product MRKLQADEIQQLLHKAQGWKLVEEKWIEKKFRFKNYLDGIEFVQKIANLSEEVNHHPFISIDYKLVKLKLSSWSENGLTDLDFELADQYETLFEEVTKTKSNPV is encoded by the coding sequence ATGAGAAAATTGCAGGCTGATGAAATTCAGCAACTTCTACATAAAGCACAGGGCTGGAAACTCGTAGAGGAAAAATGGATAGAAAAAAAGTTCCGGTTTAAAAATTATTTGGATGGTATTGAATTTGTTCAAAAAATTGCAAACTTATCGGAAGAGGTCAATCATCATCCTTTTATCTCCATTGACTATAAACTTGTCAAATTGAAGCTTTCATCGTGGAGTGAGAATGGATTAACGGATTTGGACTTTGAGTTAGCTGATCAATACGAAACGTTATTTGAAGAAGTGACAAAGACTAAATCGAATCCAGTGTAA
- the amyS gene encoding alpha-amylase, whose translation MKRKKFLTHWITTFVALILFATPIQTSFVQAASANGTMMQYFEWYLPNDGNHWNRLNADANHLKNVGITAVWIPPAYKGTSQSDVGYGAYDLYDLGEFNQKGTVRTKYGTKNELKQAISSLKQNGINVYGDVVMNHKGGADYTETVTAVEVDWNNRNQETSGEYTIEAWTGFNFAGRNNQYSDFKWRWYHFDGTDWDESRSLNRLYKFRGIGKAWDWEVSSENGNYDYLMFADVDFDHPEVQQEMKNWGTWYANELNLDGFRLDAVKHIKFSYLQDWLTTIRQNTGKEMFTVAEYWKNDLGEIQNYLAKTGYTHSAFDVPLHYNFHEASNSGGYYDMRNILNGTLVQSNPVKAVTFVDNHDSQPGQSLESFVQSWFKPLAYAFILTREEGYPSLFYGDYYGTNGGTANEIPALRDELDPLLQARKDYAYGTQHDYIDHWDIIGWTREGDGSHPNSGLATLITDGPGGYKWMYVGKQNAGETWIDITGNSSHQVTINNDGWGQFYVNGGSVSVYIQQ comes from the coding sequence ATGAAGAGAAAAAAATTTTTAACGCATTGGATAACCACTTTCGTTGCGCTAATCCTCTTTGCTACACCTATTCAAACGTCATTTGTCCAAGCAGCGAGTGCAAACGGTACCATGATGCAATATTTTGAATGGTATTTACCTAATGATGGAAACCATTGGAACCGTCTAAACGCAGACGCAAATCATTTGAAAAACGTAGGTATTACAGCTGTATGGATTCCCCCCGCTTATAAAGGAACATCTCAAAGCGACGTCGGTTATGGTGCTTATGATTTATATGATCTCGGTGAGTTCAATCAAAAAGGGACAGTTCGAACAAAATATGGGACGAAAAACGAATTGAAACAAGCCATTTCGTCCTTAAAACAAAATGGAATTAACGTGTATGGAGATGTCGTCATGAACCATAAAGGTGGTGCAGATTATACTGAGACCGTAACAGCAGTTGAAGTTGACTGGAATAACCGTAATCAGGAAACATCAGGTGAATACACGATTGAAGCTTGGACAGGCTTTAATTTCGCAGGACGAAACAACCAATATTCAGATTTTAAATGGAGATGGTACCATTTTGACGGAACGGATTGGGACGAGTCTCGTAGCTTAAACCGATTATATAAATTTAGAGGAATAGGAAAAGCATGGGATTGGGAAGTATCATCTGAAAACGGCAACTACGATTATTTAATGTTTGCCGATGTGGACTTCGATCACCCAGAAGTACAGCAAGAAATGAAAAATTGGGGTACATGGTATGCAAATGAATTGAACTTAGATGGTTTTCGGTTAGATGCCGTCAAACATATTAAGTTTTCCTACTTACAAGACTGGCTAACAACGATTCGTCAAAATACCGGAAAAGAGATGTTTACCGTTGCAGAATATTGGAAGAACGATTTAGGTGAAATTCAAAATTACTTAGCGAAAACAGGCTATACCCATTCTGCTTTTGATGTCCCTTTACATTACAACTTCCATGAAGCGTCCAATAGTGGAGGTTACTATGATATGCGCAATATTTTAAATGGAACATTGGTTCAGTCTAACCCTGTGAAAGCCGTAACGTTTGTTGACAATCACGATTCACAACCTGGTCAATCATTAGAATCATTCGTTCAATCATGGTTTAAGCCGCTTGCTTATGCTTTTATCTTAACGAGAGAAGAAGGATATCCTAGTTTGTTTTATGGAGATTATTATGGAACAAATGGAGGCACAGCAAATGAAATCCCAGCGTTAAGAGATGAACTGGATCCGTTATTGCAAGCGAGAAAAGATTACGCTTATGGTACGCAGCATGATTATATTGACCATTGGGATATTATTGGCTGGACGCGCGAAGGTGATGGTTCTCATCCAAACTCTGGTCTGGCAACTTTGATAACAGATGGACCTGGCGGCTATAAGTGGATGTATGTAGGGAAACAAAACGCAGGTGAAACATGGATTGATATAACAGGAAATAGTTCGCACCAAGTAACGATTAATAATGATGGCTGGGGACAGTTTTATGTAAACGGTGGGTCCGTATCCGTATATATTCAGCAATAA
- a CDS encoding carbon starvation protein A yields MFTFIAGVILLIVGYFTYGKFVEKVFGVNETRQTPAYSHQDNVDYLPMGTKRNSLIQLLNIAGVGPIFGPILGALYGPVAFLWIVFGCIFAGAVHDYLTGMISIRNHGAHLPELAGKFLGKVMKHVVNAFSILLLLLVGTVFVTAPAGLISNLTNGGSLALIIGFIFIYYIMATLLPIDKVIGRFYPIFGALLLISAIGVGGSLIIQGAPIPELSFTNLHPDNAPIFPLLFLTISCGALSGFHATQTPIISRTTQNEKHGRKIFYGMMIAEGIIAMIWAAAAMSLFNGSEGLNEILANGGPAAVVSEVATLMLGAIGGTLAVIGVIILPITSGDTAFRSARMIIADYLNISQKKIASRLWIALPLFAASYVLTTIDFTLLWRYFSWANQSTAVIALWVGAMYLFLAKKNYWIALVPGTFMTMATFTYILNAQIGFGLPLQVSYVVATVMTIAVLVLFFTGAKKAQKSDLQLDDEVAGVA; encoded by the coding sequence ATGTTCACGTTTATAGCTGGAGTTATCTTATTAATTGTAGGGTATTTTACGTATGGGAAATTTGTTGAAAAAGTTTTCGGTGTTAATGAAACGAGACAAACACCTGCCTATTCCCATCAAGATAATGTCGATTATCTCCCAATGGGCACAAAGCGAAACTCATTAATTCAGTTGCTAAACATTGCGGGAGTTGGACCGATTTTCGGACCCATTTTAGGTGCCCTTTACGGCCCTGTTGCCTTCTTATGGATTGTGTTTGGTTGTATTTTTGCTGGAGCCGTTCATGATTATTTAACTGGAATGATTTCCATCCGAAATCATGGTGCTCACTTGCCAGAGTTAGCCGGTAAATTTTTAGGAAAAGTAATGAAACATGTGGTCAATGCCTTTTCCATTTTACTTCTTTTGTTAGTTGGAACCGTGTTTGTGACCGCACCTGCTGGATTAATTTCCAACTTAACGAACGGTGGTTCATTAGCTCTAATTATCGGGTTTATTTTCATTTACTATATCATGGCGACATTGCTTCCAATCGATAAGGTCATCGGCCGTTTTTACCCAATTTTTGGGGCACTATTACTTATTAGTGCAATTGGTGTTGGTGGATCATTAATTATTCAAGGGGCGCCAATTCCAGAGTTATCGTTCACGAATTTGCATCCAGATAACGCACCGATCTTTCCTTTATTATTCTTAACTATTTCATGTGGGGCTTTATCTGGATTCCACGCTACGCAAACACCGATTATTTCACGTACAACACAAAATGAAAAGCACGGTCGTAAAATTTTCTACGGCATGATGATTGCTGAAGGTATTATTGCGATGATTTGGGCTGCGGCAGCAATGAGTTTATTTAATGGTTCTGAAGGGTTAAACGAAATTTTAGCTAACGGTGGACCTGCTGCAGTCGTAAGTGAAGTAGCTACTCTCATGTTAGGAGCAATTGGTGGAACACTAGCGGTCATTGGTGTTATCATTCTTCCAATCACTTCAGGTGATACAGCTTTCCGTTCAGCTCGTATGATCATTGCAGACTATTTAAATATTTCACAAAAGAAAATCGCAAGTCGTTTATGGATTGCACTACCGTTATTTGCAGCTTCTTACGTTTTAACAACAATTGATTTCACCCTATTATGGCGTTACTTCTCATGGGCGAACCAATCAACAGCCGTTATTGCTTTATGGGTTGGAGCCATGTATTTATTCTTAGCGAAAAAGAACTACTGGATTGCTCTTGTTCCAGGGACGTTCATGACGATGGCGACATTTACGTACATTCTAAATGCACAAATCGGTTTTGGGTTGCCGCTACAAGTTTCTTATGTCGTTGCGACAGTAATGACAATAGCTGTTCTCGTCTTATTCTTTACAGGTGCGAAAAAAGCACAAAAATCAGATTTACAGCTTGATGACGAAGTGGCAGGCGTTGCCTAA
- a CDS encoding long-chain-fatty-acid--CoA ligase: protein MNVPLLVTHFLDRAARLYGNKIAVIDEEKQVTYDELYSRVQRLSHGLFELGVRKGDKVAYLAPNTLEMLEGFYGVFQLGAVMVPLNIRLTPDDYLYILNHSETKVLLVDEELYAQIEPIRDNLLTVQTIIVQNGVKDGCLSYDEWINRQPNGLFERPPMNEDDICSLLYTSGTTGKPKGVMLSHRNNYLHALSTMHHLRVEEEDVYLHVLPMFHVNGWGAPFYYTANGATQICLRKVDPAQIFNLIDKYQVTVMHMAPTVLNSLLQYVDREKKSIKEGVRVVIAGSAPPQAFVKRVEEDLNWTFIQVYGMTESSPLSLISTVRSHIQDAVGNHYRIKAKAGYSMIGCEVKVVDEYGEEVAWNGKQIGEVVTRSNGVMKGYWKNEEATEKTIRNGWLHTGDMATVDEFGHIDIVDRKKDIIISGGENISSIEVEGALYEHPHIQEAAVIAIPHEKWGETPHAFVVLKHGAKNIAQEDIIQFAREHLAHFKAPTSVEFVKELPKTASGKIQKVRLRKQYWEGKERLVN, encoded by the coding sequence ATGAATGTACCTTTACTTGTCACACATTTTTTAGATCGTGCTGCTCGTCTATATGGGAATAAAATTGCGGTGATCGATGAAGAGAAACAAGTAACGTATGATGAGCTATACTCAAGGGTTCAACGACTCTCACACGGTTTATTCGAACTCGGTGTACGAAAAGGGGACAAGGTTGCGTATTTAGCACCGAACACGCTCGAAATGTTAGAAGGTTTTTATGGGGTATTTCAGCTTGGTGCCGTCATGGTTCCACTCAATATTCGACTGACGCCAGATGACTATTTGTACATTTTAAATCATAGCGAAACGAAAGTATTACTTGTGGATGAAGAATTGTACGCTCAAATTGAACCGATAAGAGACAACCTCTTGACGGTCCAAACCATTATTGTTCAAAATGGAGTAAAGGATGGCTGTCTATCATATGATGAGTGGATCAATCGACAACCAAACGGTTTGTTTGAACGTCCACCAATGAATGAAGACGACATTTGTAGCCTGTTATATACGAGTGGAACAACTGGAAAGCCTAAAGGAGTCATGCTTTCACATCGCAATAATTACTTACATGCACTATCAACCATGCACCATTTACGAGTTGAAGAAGAGGATGTTTATTTGCATGTATTGCCGATGTTTCATGTGAACGGATGGGGAGCACCATTTTATTATACAGCGAATGGGGCAACGCAAATCTGCTTACGAAAAGTCGATCCAGCCCAAATTTTTAACCTAATTGACAAATATCAGGTCACAGTCATGCATATGGCTCCTACCGTTTTAAATTCTTTATTGCAATATGTCGATCGAGAAAAGAAATCTATTAAAGAAGGCGTGAGAGTTGTCATTGCTGGTTCTGCACCGCCTCAAGCATTTGTAAAAAGGGTAGAAGAGGACCTAAACTGGACCTTTATTCAAGTATATGGCATGACTGAATCTTCACCGTTAAGCCTCATTTCAACCGTTCGTTCTCATATTCAAGATGCTGTCGGAAATCATTATCGTATAAAAGCGAAAGCCGGATATAGCATGATTGGATGTGAAGTAAAGGTCGTAGATGAATACGGAGAAGAAGTAGCTTGGAACGGGAAGCAAATTGGTGAAGTCGTGACGAGGTCGAACGGTGTCATGAAGGGGTACTGGAAAAATGAAGAGGCTACTGAAAAAACGATTCGAAATGGATGGTTACATACGGGAGACATGGCAACAGTCGATGAGTTTGGTCATATTGACATTGTAGATCGTAAAAAAGATATTATCATTAGCGGGGGTGAAAATATTTCGTCCATTGAAGTCGAAGGGGCTTTGTATGAACACCCACATATTCAAGAAGCGGCGGTCATTGCTATTCCGCATGAAAAATGGGGGGAAACACCTCATGCGTTTGTCGTGTTAAAACACGGCGCAAAAAATATTGCACAAGAGGATATCATTCAATTTGCAAGAGAACATTTAGCTCACTTCAAAGCTCCAACCTCCGTTGAATTTGTGAAAGAATTGCCGAAGACGGCCTCTGGAAAAATCCAAAAGGTCCGTTTACGCAAGCAATATTGGGAAGGAAAAGAGCGGTTAGTTAATTAA
- a CDS encoding DUF4349 domain-containing protein — MRNALFISLCLLFLLTACSNGSDSMNYVTEDMDRTSMEKGELAEVETLEQEAKEDMDISTSTERKVKYTAHLNAVIQNTEDTMETLKREAEMKNGYMIESSVSEYEETKETHLSFRIPQAEFESFLTIIKNHVKTITSEQVSGTDVTDEYVDLQSRLKAKQQVADRFLQLLNEAEKMEDVIQISKELGNIQEEIEQLQGRIQYLENQTDYATVHLYLQEKKTPEVSSKSKNILEEIKHQWAKSATDIIAFFSALTVFVIGNLPLWIFLFILGSVLFFIGKRFVSSRKKE; from the coding sequence TTGAGAAATGCACTATTTATATCACTTTGTCTATTATTCCTTCTGACAGCATGCAGTAACGGATCAGACTCAATGAATTATGTAACAGAAGACATGGATCGTACGAGTATGGAAAAAGGAGAATTGGCGGAGGTTGAAACGTTAGAACAAGAAGCGAAGGAAGATATGGATATTTCCACGTCGACGGAACGAAAAGTGAAGTATACCGCACATTTGAATGCCGTAATTCAAAATACGGAAGATACGATGGAAACGCTGAAACGTGAAGCAGAAATGAAGAATGGTTACATGATTGAATCGAGCGTATCGGAATACGAGGAGACGAAGGAAACACACTTATCTTTTCGTATCCCTCAAGCAGAATTTGAATCCTTTTTAACAATCATCAAAAATCACGTCAAAACGATTACGTCAGAACAAGTTTCTGGCACGGATGTAACGGATGAATATGTCGATCTTCAATCAAGATTAAAAGCAAAACAACAAGTAGCGGATCGTTTCCTACAATTGTTAAACGAAGCAGAGAAGATGGAAGATGTCATTCAAATATCGAAGGAGTTAGGAAACATTCAAGAAGAAATCGAGCAGCTTCAAGGAAGAATTCAATACTTAGAGAATCAAACGGACTACGCAACAGTGCATTTATATTTGCAAGAAAAGAAGACACCTGAAGTATCTTCAAAATCGAAAAACATACTAGAAGAAATTAAACACCAATGGGCGAAAAGTGCGACGGACATCATTGCCTTTTTTAGTGCGTTAACGGTATTTGTTATTGGAAACTTGCCGCTTTGGATTTTTCTTTTCATACTAGGTTCCGTTCTATTTTTCATCGGAAAGCGCTTTGTTAGCTCTCGAAAGAAAGAATAA